The sequence accaACTTTTTCTATGTGTTCCTCCATCATGAGACATTGGGATCTTTTCGATGCTTCTAGGGGATGCCATCATTCCTCATTTTTGTACTCAACATTTGCTTGTGATGAATGATTGATCAGGTGGTGATACGTGAATTGATTCCATTCCTCATACTGAGCAAAGTAGATTAGGTTTGGATAGTTCATTCAACATTCtgctcctcaaaccaaacaccccaagTTTACACTATCTCTGTCGGTCCTTCATTTTCATGGGTTGTTACTTAAATGGCCTATTCTTCAGGTATTGCATAGATTAATAGATGCACGACTTGTGGAGATATTTGATGCCGAAGATGATGATAAGGTGATGCTAATCTCTTGCTATTTAATGCCACTTTCTAATACTTTTTTGGAGTTCATTCTCTCAGTTCCTAACACTTCCCGTCAGGATTGAAATGCTAGTTCAAATATGTAATTAAAAGACTGTTAGACTTTTATAAGTGTAGTTTGTCATAGAATTTCCAGTAACTTGAGTCACAGTTTATTAACATGATTCCGTACCCCAGTTTAGATGCTACTCCAAACATGCATATGTTTTTGGACTGAAGAGGTAATGGCATGCAATTCCACAGGCGATGAGAGCGCAGAGAATGAGGAAAGAGAAAAAGACCTAGCTCTGTTACCATTTGgaatgagtgaaaaccctaaccctaatccagGGTTGGGTGTATATTATATAGAGTAGTTAGgtgggccaagcccattacacTGGGGGTAAACAAATTTATACTTTGTTCTGGGTCCGCCCCTGAGTGTAGATAATCTGGCTAGGCTTACACCACATGGAAGATTCACTCTGCACTGCACCATGCCTGCTTTAATACTTTTCTGTTTCACACACATTCTTAAGCAACAAGCTATAATGTTATTCCATGTTTCAGGTTGTCCGTTGTTTGCGTCTACTGAAAAATTTTGATCCAAATGAGTTTCAGCCAAAAAGTATagcttcaaattttaaatttgttAAAAAAGGTCAGGCAACTGATCAAATTTTGGAACTTCCATTAGAGAACTGTATATATGATATGATCAGTAGCCAAGGGACAAAAGGTATTACACTTGTTGAGGTACTTCTCTGAACCTTGAATTGGCGCAACTTTGTGGTATTATGTGTTTTAAATTATATGCTAGACTGGTTCTTACTTTATCCTACTATTGCAGTGCTGTTGTGCTTCCTTTTGAGTTATACATGTTACGTTACCTAATTTCTTATTCAATACTTGATTATGGTTGCCTAAACCTGAAGATATTTGTTTCGCTTGGCTGTGGACTAGTTTCAGCAATAGGTTATTTTATTTAGGGACATGTTAACATGAATAATTTCTCATGCAAAGGTAGAGCAGCTTCCGGGTACAGTAATGGCATTTTTACTTGACCGGTTGACCCAATAAGCCAATATGCTTCCTAGTGGAAAACAGACCCATGAGCAAAAGCTCCTTGCCTTGAACGTTGAACCCCAGAATTCATTGATGATCAATATATGGAGAAGCTTGAATACATATCATTATGTGATAGAGATTTTGTTTGCTTATGTCATCTGATTGGGATGATAATTTGTTTTTGTTTATCTTAAAATTAGTAACTAATGTCTAATACAACTTCTGATTAGATTAGCAAACATCTTGGACTCAACAATTCAAAAAAACTTCATAAACGAGTATCATCCATGCTAAAAAAATTCAACCTAACATGGGAAGCAGAAGTTCCAGACAAGACATCGCAGTACCGAATTTGGACTTCAAAAAACTTCTCACTCTACAAAGCTGGTACTGCTCTGCAAAATTTTGAGGCACTCTCAGAAGACTGTGATGATTGTTCGGATTTGTGGTCCCTAGTTTCATCTAAAGATTTGGAATCACCTAGTTCACAGGGCAAATTACTCTTGCTTGAAGAAGAGAACCATGACAAACCAATTGGACATCATATCCAGAACAACCGTGATGCTTCTGCTGCAGTTTCCCAGTTAGTTGAAGAAGGTACAATTACTTAGATTTGCACAATTTTTTTCTCTTCATTTGGTTAAGGTTCTGTGGTTAATATATCTGGGGATTGCCATGCTGCAGTAAGAGCTCGCAGTTTCTGTACTGTCTATAAACTGTGCCATGTTTGACTTTAAGATCACTAGTAGATCCATAGAGCTTTATGCTTTTTCGAAGCATATATCTATTAATGCATCTATACTTCTATAGCTGGACAATATAATCTGTTTCAAATCCTGCATATATTTTCCTCACAGAGTCATATTTTATTTAAATCACGAAGGGTGTGCTCTTTGGTTGTCTCTCCCAAAGTTCATAAGTTTTTCAGCTAAGGGTGGTTATCAGTTCAAAAAATTTTCAAGTAATACCATGCCCTGACTTTGCGGGCTACTTCTATAGTTCCTGCGTATagttaggggtggtaatgggctttacattttacactataaaatttgagGATCGGATCATATTAGAATTAGAATCAGACTCtattttctattcatttttgaactaaacttaattaagGGCTCAAATgaattgtgaagaaacatttgaaTCGTGATGCATTACCACCCCTTTGTATAGTTAAGTTTCTTCATATGGGATTAGTTAATCTTTTTCTTGGCAAACTGGCAAGCTATATATGTTTAGGTTGCAACCAAATTGCTATTAAACTCAATGTAAGTGATCACATGCTTTTTTCCTAGATAAACTTGCTTCGAATCAGAGGAGGCGTCGGTGCCGTCCATTATCTTCTGATGATCAACGCCATAGAAggattctacacatgttaaaggtTGCTTCCCAAGTACTTGTCAATCGAGATTCCTTGCATAAATGATCTATCAAATGCAAATGTGTATCTAATTTAATATTTGTGACAGTTCAATATTGAATGTCATGGCATGGAATTTACTGTACATTTGATGCAGTACCTGTTCCATATTTCAGTTGCATTGTGTATGCATCCTGTCATGTGCTGGTCTTATTtatcttattattatttattgtttTTCCTGTACTCGATTATTTCTTGTGTTCGTAATTTGAAATTGCAGAAACAGGTCAGATTTTTCCTAGGTGTTGGCTTTAGGCCAGTATGTTTTTAATGGGGTGGGGTATCCCTGGTTTTTGCATATAGCCATAtagtatggtgatatggtactgaTAGTTACTCTagcatttcatatttttcttccaGATAAAACTGTTTCAATTGTACTCCATTATTTTGTATTTTTTCCATATTAAACTATTTTGATCGTTTATATTTCTTCAAAGGGTTGGGCTCTGTATATTTGTGGTCACCATGACCCATGAAACAAGCCTATACTTTGTGGGCTTTGATAAATGTTCACATGCATTCTTGTCCTTGTCACCCTAGGTAATACTATCCCCGTTTTCAAATATATGTTGGTAGTAAAAAAATCTGTGCAGTTAAATCCTCTGATTGTGACAAACTAACGAAGTAAATTGTATGAGTTGGTAGTTTGGATAACTGCCACTGTATTCATTAATTTTTTTTAGCAATATAACAGATTTAAGATTTTACAATtcttttatcattttcatgtacaATAATTTTCGAAGTGGCATACTGCCATACTGGAGACCACTTGATATATTTTTGAATGGAGCAAGTATTACTACTTAGACAATTCTTTTTAAATCCTAGTCAGAGTTAGTAACAGCAACTTTCAGCTTCCAACATTTCCTTTTTTTGTGTGTTCATGTTCATGCTATCCCTTTGTGTGCCACATGTCTACTTGTATTTGATCATTCTGGTTGTCTTTTCTCTTTTGGGCCCTGCAGAAGAAGAAATTTGTACTGAAGGTGGAGTTACATAAATGGTTAGAACGGCTTGAAAAGAAGGACGGGAAAATAATGGATAGGAAGACATTGACTCGCACGTTGAATAAGCTTCAGCAAGAGGGAAGCTGTAAATGTATCAAAGTCAGTGCTCCATTGGTGACAAATTATGCTCGCAGTCGTCTCTTTGATGTAATACTGCATTCTTCTGTTGGAGACGTGTCACCAGAACTTGTGGAGCAATTTAGGACCAGACAAAGGAACTTTGACACCAAATCTCGCGCAGGTGCAGCAGCTAAAGTGAAGCAAAATCAACATATGACTGCCATACCTGGTCTGAGGATTTCACGCAGAGTTAAAGTTTACAAACCATTACTATTAGAAGCTATGTATGCAAATGGATTCATAGGCGCAAAGATGATTCGAGCAAAGTTATTTCATAAATTTCTGTGGGCTTATGTCAATTCTTTGCCAAATTGGTGCAATGCATTTGGTTGTACCAAAGCAGGGCAGTATGATAAGAGCCTTAATCAATCATGCCTGTTATTTTCTATGGAAGCAGCTATGAAAGAAATGCCCCTTGAACTCTTTCTACAAATTGTTGGGTCAGCAAAGAAGATTGATAACATGATAACGTTGTGTAGGCTTGGAAAAACACTTTCAGAAATACCTACAGAGGAATACAATCAGATCTTGGATACTCATGCCAATGGCCGACTCTCACGTTTAGTAAATATTTTGGACAAGCTCAAGGTAATAAACTTTATTCTTTTCTAATATTTGTAGTTAGCCTTGTGAAAAGCTACAACTTAGGCGTGCTCCTGAAAACTATTACCGAACATTAATCTTAAAGGTTATTCAGTAATTGCTATACTTGGCACATATGTTTGATACTTGCTATATTGTTCAATAATTAATCCTTAATTGCGTAGGCGACTAGGTTGTGACAAACTTACCACTTTATCTATGTTTCACAGCTGGTTCAGCTTGCAAAAGAATTCTTAGAAGATGCTGGTGTATCGTCAAATGCCATGTATACACATTCGATGGAGCTCAGGCCTTACATCGAAGAACCCATGCCAAGAATTCTTCCATCTTCCCAACTGAACAATCATCGGAAAATTCGGCATGATTTTGTACTTTCAAAGAAAGAGTTTGTTGATTCTTATTGGGAAACACTAGAGTGTTGTTATTTAACAGCTGGTTTGGCTGACCCGTTAAGTGCCTTCCCTGGCAGTTCTGTCCCGGAGGTTTGTCTCATCTGCTGTACATCATTGATGCATAGGATTATCGCATACGTTGAATAAATGTACTTAGCGCCTGTTTGTTTGCTCCCCAACTTACATAAGGTAGCTTCTGGGCATGGGCAGTACGGTGAGAAACACCACCCTTGATGCCGAAATAAGTTTCCCATATTTGTGTTTACCATACTGCCCTTGGGCCATAAGCTATCTTATATAAGTATGGATGAAAACAAACAGACCCTTCGAATTTGAATTATCAAATTCCTCAACTTTGAATGCTAATATAGCTGTGTTAACTATTTATATTGACAACTGTGAAAATAGTGACTTGGATTTGACATGAGAAAATTTCATAATATATACTCCCTTAgttccaaattataagacattTTGGCTTTTCTAGATGTAGAACTTTTGCTACGCACTTAGATATACACTATGTCTAGGTTCATAGCTAAAGCAATGTATCTAGTAAAACACACACACGCTATTTTGGCACCACTCCTTAACACACATCTTGTGCGCACACCTAGCCAACCAACCTTCCTCCCACTCCCAAAAAATGACGCGTCCATGCATGACTTGATGTTCCGTTTTAAAAAACATCTACTGAACCGAGTGTCAAAATTGAAAACCGATTTCACCATTGTATTCATCGCGACGAAAGCTTCAAAACTAGATCCTACTTGACATATTTATCTCATAGTTTATCTAGGTCAGTCATTCCATCTTTTAGTCTCAGTCATTCATGAGAATTACTGAGTTAACAGTCGTTTAGCGAATCAACCATTCTATAGAAAACATGCATTACGGGAATGGAAGTGAACAAACTTATTCATTCTATGAATACTCAGCATTCCATCTTTTTAGCCTCAGTCCTTCATGAGAATAATTGAGATACCAATCATTTAGTGAGTTAGtcattctttttttttctcgaacgtgcAAGAGACATGCGCATCATTTCATTAAGAAGGGAGGAAAAAAGGATCCAAAATGGATCAGTACAAGAAGACCCCTGTTACGGTGGTCGAAAACAAAGAAGACCCCCATTACGCTTGCTCTTCAGTGTGCACTGGAGCCGAGTCATCCCCGTAGGGGTTCTCAAGGCCCGCACGGTGTTCAACAGTGTGATCGGCTGATCGCTGCATTGGTCTTCAATGTGCACCGGAGCCGAGGCATCTCCGAAGGGAGTCTCAAGGCCCGCACGGTGTTCTTCCGTGTGATCGCAGCAAGTACCATCCGCGAAATTCTGCTTAGTGTGTTTAGGCTCTGCATGTTTAGAGATGGCAGCATGTTGAATTTGCTCTTCAAAGCGCACCGGAGCCGAGGCGTCCCCGGAGGGAGTGTCTAGGCCCGCACGGTGTTCTTCGATGAGATCGCAGCAAGGGCCAACCACAGAATTGTCCAGCACAGAAGAGTTAGGATTCGTCTGTTTGTAATCCAAGCATCTTGGTCCCAGCCTTTCTTTGGCTGGACGTTGTTGCTATCCCTGCTCACCAAGACTGAAAGTGTTGATGTCTTCACGTGGTCCGCCTCGTGGTGAGTGTGACCGAGGCCGTCGGTGTGACCTAGGGCCATCATCATGATCACGAGGCGATGACAGTGAGGCTGAGACCAAAGGAGCAGTAGCAGCTGAAGAAGGGATAGACCGTCTAATCTTCACTGAATAACCCAAAGAAATAACTCCTTGCGAATCTCCAGTAGGCGCCTGCAGAGGTTCAGTGATCCAGAGCTCTCGTGACTCCGGAATCATGGATGTATCAATGCACCAGGCAGAGCATCTGAAGGAAACAAGGTCACTCAGGCCAGAGGTATCCAGATGCACCTTAAATAGCTAAGCAAATGGGTTTATCAAATGTTCCACCGTGGCCGTCTCCCACATGTGCACTAGGATGCCATCTAATTCTAGGTCAACCAGCTGAGGAAGAGTTCTGCCAGAAGAGTTGAAAAATCTAGACCATCGCTTGCAGACCACTGTGAAAGTCGCAGCCCGCTGAATGGACCACCTCGTGTCAAGCCTTTGAGCCAAATCTTCAGACGGGAGAACCAACAGGAAACTATTTGGGGATAAAACGATGGAGAACAAGGGAGTCTTCAGCGATTTCCAATCTTGGTGAGAGCAGGGATGCCACTTCGAATTCAAATATTGAGTCACGGTTGCTGATCACCGTGACAACCACTGCCAAGCGAAGATCTTCCTTGGCAACAGTCATGGCGTGGTTCCAACCCAGTAAGCATGGGGGTACAAGCCTTAGAGAAGGCAAACGGGGCTGCACATAAATCCTGCTCCCATCATCTCTGGGAGGGGTGGGGTGGGGGGTTTCGCCTCTTGCGAGAGTGACGACGGCGAGAGCGGCCCCTGATAGTGACGACATCCGCGCCCACTGCATGGTCAGTAGCCATCCCTTGAATCATATACTGGTTGCCTGTGACTGTAGCCACCGAAGTCTTCCTCCACCACACCTTTCGAGGCGATGCAGGATGAACAAAGCGCCTCGCCTGGCACAGACCACCAGACAACGGAGGGGAAAGTCTGCTCTAGACAGACTGCAAGGTCCCAGGAGGTTGCTGATTCTGAAGACGGGACCAAACAGAAGCTTTGCCTGGAACGACACCACCAAGACGGGATCACACCGTCTGCTTGGGAACAGATGTGGAAATTTGAGCACGAACTGGAGCCACAGGGCAGAGGGACGCCCTATGCCCAAGCCCACAGCACTTGAAACACCTTGTCTTTGAACGGCAGTCTCGGACCAGGTGACTTGGGGAGAGGCAGTTGAAGCACCTGCCGGAAAGATTGGCAGGTGCAGGTCGCTGGAACCTGCTAGCCTTCAGACGCGGCCGCTTGGAACGCCGGGACTCCACTGTCTGCCAACCATCAGCGGCGCACTTCGTAGGTCCCCCACGACCGACGGCTGGAGAACCACGTCCTAAAGCTCCCTGCATAGAGACACCCGAGGCCCAGACTTGGGAGTCCGACCAGCCGGAGAAGGCCGGGAAAGCAGCACCACGTCGCGGAAGGAGGGGCCAGAGGAGACACTCCCAGCGGAGCTGCAGGAGCCGCCACCAGCGGGACTATCCGCGCGCCAGCGATCAGGCTTGGACCGCCCGTCAAGCTTGAGCAGAGCCGCGCACAGAGGAGGAGGATGGGAGGAAGCGGACGCCTGCAGGGGGGCTAAATGGGTggagggaggggcggcggcgatcCCCTGGAAGGTGGCCGCCGGCCCTGGAGTGGGCGTCGGTGTGGGGCATTGGGGAGTGCAAGCGTCGGCCCTGGAAGGGACGCGCGGGAAGGGAGGGAAGGGACGTACCTGGGACATCGGACTCCGCTGAGTTAGTCATTCTAAAAAACAGGCATTACAAACAGCCAGCTCTTCGCTAGCTGCCGAAGTGCTGTTGCTAGAAGTCTCACTACTGCTAGAGCTATTTGAAACActaatggtgtgtttggtttaatGCATGGAGTGATCCAtcgtctcactcctcactttgctgtttggtttgtggaatggatgggttgatccatcaccaaCTAATCCCCTACAAGCGTGAGGAATGGAGTCATCCAAATTTAATTCCACCAAAATCATTGGATGAACTCATAATGCACTACCTCATCTAGAACAGGGtttttcctcaaaccaaacaaccCTTAATTTCCTGAATCTAAACACCAGTATCGACTCTATTGCTTGTTTGTACCTTTTGGCTTATATTGGCAGATCTACAGCCGCAAGCACTTCATTGTTTGTTACTTGTCAGAATCATTACACTATCTATTACTGAATCCTTGTTACTTGTCAGAGTTTTCCCACTATTTATTACTGAAACCCATTATACCCACTGGAAACTGTATTAGCTGGAAGTGGCTATCTGTCTAGCTCTCTTAGACCAGAGCATTTATTTACATTGTTTTGATACTATATGAATATATGATGTTCTGTTTCATATAGGTTTCTCATCGTCGTTCATGGTGTTCACTTAGAGTCATGACTACTGAACAACGACTGGAGTTGCAACAGCGTATTATGGATGTTGGTGAGAAGGGGAAAATTCCTTTTAAAGACTGTGTTAGAATAGCAAGAGAACTGAATCTTTCTGTAGAGCAGGTATGCGTTTAGATTTTCCTTTGTTATCATTTATTGATCTGAAGCACTATATTAATTTAATCTCATTTTGCATTTCTGTATTTCTTTAGCTTGTGTTTTTAACTCTATGCTACCACAGGTTTGAACATAAGTAGCATGAAGTGCACTGTTTTAACATGCAAAATGGTTCATTTGTCACCATCTTTGAGTTTTTTGCGTTTAAGCACGTGAGACAGAATGTGCTACTTTGCATTATTTGCTTGACCGTGTCGTTATCCTGTGATCTCCCCCTTCTAGTTCTAGATGCTTCCCTACTCTCTGTCATGGGGTTTTGATGGATAAGGGAACCTTATCTTAACATATTTACACAACACATGCTGCAAAAGGTTGAGAGGGAGAGAGACGGTATGCTTAGCGAAATAGTTGTTGCTACACTCTACAGCGTAGGGGCAGATGGGGCAAATAAGGAATATAAGGGCAAGGGGATACATGGTGAGTCCTCTGGTTTACCCTGATTGAGTGAACAATATGCAACAAAAGCGATATGTGCTTGGTTTAATTAGTGGATAAAAACTCGGTGCTATAGATAATATGAATAATAGATACCTGGGAAGAACAAATAAATAAAGGCAATTGCAATATCGATTGGAATGTAACATCACTGGCACAAATCGGACACATGTACAAAAATATCCTGTAACAATGTGCGAGCTGCTTCAAAGCTACCTTGCATAGCACTCACTCAGGCAAGAGTTCAGGGGCAAAGCTAGGTAGACAACACTGGGTGCAAATGCACCCATATAAATTTGCAAAACTAGTGATTTAGACTAGATTTTCACCATATATGCACCAACTACAAATTGTTATTATGCACCCTTAAAGGATGTGCACCCTCCGATTCACTCTAGCTTTGCCACTGCTAGAGTTAGGTCCAGTGGTGCACATTGTGAGACAGGATATTTCTTACTATTGTTTGTTTGTTTCATTTATTTATCTTTTCATGCTGATTGGCATTTCTCATTGTCTATTCTGTATACAGTTCTTCATTAGTGTGCTGATCAGCTGGATTGGTTCCATATAGGTACTTCGCCTTTCATATGAAAGGCAATCTCGGCTCCATGAACAGCCCAGCTTTACTTCTAAACAAAAGCAGCAAAGAGTTGGTTCTAGATTGACTCCTGTGAGAAGAAAGAGACGTGCCGATGGGACCAGCCTGAAGCTTCTGAAACGTACAGTACAAGCAAGTGGATCTGCTGAACAAATATTGGAGCAACCTATTGTTGATGAAGAAGTACCAATGATCAGTCGGTATGCTATCTTAAGAAAGAGCTGCATGAGAAGTAAAAGATTCTTTTGGACATGTGAATCTGATAGGTATTATTATTTTTGTCTGCCCATGCTTGGTCTGAAAATTGATTTCTAAACCTCAATACTTTAGTTGACGATCATGCACGATGGTCCTGACCATTTTATTATTATTTGTAGAAAACTGCTGATGGCATACATTAGAGTGCGTGCAGTACTTGGGGCAAGATATTATTGTGTACCTTGGAAGTCTCTCTCTGATCTTCTAGCTCCACCACATACATGTCTTAGAAGGATGGCACTACTATTGAAAACAAACGGAAAGATAAGAGGAGCTGTCATGTGTTTATGTAACCTTCTTGGGGAACGGTATGTTAGATATCTTGAAAAGGAAAGGAGTTTGAAAAGGAGAAGATTGTTTCCCCAGATTTCAAACAGAAGTCAAGAAAACAGTTTGGATTCAGATTGTGAGCAATTCAATTGGGATGACTTTGAAGTTCCAGAGATAAAGAGTGCACTTAATGAAGTCCTTGAATTAATTCAAACAGAAAAAATAGATCAGGCCAAGAGAATTGGGCCTGTTAATCAAAAAAACATTAACAATGATAATGATGTCACAAAGGACACAATATGTTCTCAGGAACTGCCAGTAAGTAATTTCTACATTTAACATCAACAGTCGATACACAGACATATATTTGTCAATAATGTTTTTTTTCATTTTAGAATAATCAGGCTATACTAGGTGAAACCAAAACGAGTGCAGTTTCAGAAAGCGGGTTCTGTGATCCTGAAAAATCATGCAGACATTCAAATGCAGAAAGTGAAAACATGGAAGTCTTCTGCAAACCTCAAGAAAAAATCATTAAGGATCACCGAAATAAGATTATTGAAAGAGGCATATGGAAATCATTGGCTGTTGCAAATGCCTTGGAGCTTCTGAAGTTGGTTTTCCTCAACACATCTTTAGGATCAAATGTACAAGCTTCACTAGCAGCAACACTGCAGCTTTATTCAGAGAGCGAGATTTTTACTGTTGTTTCCTTTCTTAAAGAAAAAAATTCTTGGTTAGTGTATCTGAACTTATGTTTCCTTTGGAA is a genomic window of Zea mays cultivar B73 chromosome 5, Zm-B73-REFERENCE-NAM-5.0, whole genome shotgun sequence containing:
- the LOC118472110 gene encoding uncharacterized protein isoform X1; protein product: MDELVSVALEEVCARLAPGIPVVDLWPALRGTLDATGLPLGPAVKRALWARILALRVVNLVEGDGDGVPISAGDPAEKDFEEAERRGMRLVASAGIRDNFLGLYERRFAKSELSAVQKATLECVAASRTSGVPQSELCKKFRMKGNNFHFIAKSLESQRLIVRQSTIIKMKDHGAEREDASQNKHIINTNSLYLSRYAKDLNMTSQQRIEITKPELLGSNEEANVDAFRVDGAFDVNSKNDISIHDYLPAMKAICDKLEEASGKALVVSDIKVDLDYRMAYGHRAWRNVLHRLIDARLVEIFDAEDDDKVVRCLRLLKNFDPNEFQPKSIASNFKFVKKGQATDQILELPLENCIYDMISSQGTKGITLVEISKHLGLNNSKKLHKRVSSMLKKFNLTWEAEVPDKTSQYRIWTSKNFSLYKAGTALQNFEALSEDCDDCSDLWSLVSSKDLESPSSQGKLLLLEEENHDKPIGHHIQNNRDASAAVSQLVEEDKLASNQRRRRCRPLSSDDQRHRRILHMLKKKKFVLKVELHKWLERLEKKDGKIMDRKTLTRTLNKLQQEGSCKCIKVSAPLVTNYARSRLFDVILHSSVGDVSPELVEQFRTRQRNFDTKSRAGAAAKVKQNQHMTAIPGLRISRRVKVYKPLLLEAMYANGFIGAKMIRAKLFHKFLWAYVNSLPNWCNAFGCTKAGQYDKSLNQSCLLFSMEAAMKEMPLELFLQIVGSAKKIDNMITLCRLGKTLSEIPTEEYNQILDTHANGRLSRLVNILDKLKLVQLAKEFLEDAGVSSNAMYTHSMELRPYIEEPMPRILPSSQLNNHRKIRHDFVLSKKEFVDSYWETLECCYLTAGLADPLSAFPGSSVPEVSHRRSWCSLRVMTTEQRLELQQRIMDVGEKGKIPFKDCVRIARELNLSVEQVLRLSYERQSRLHEQPSFTSKQKQQRVGSRLTPVRRKRRADGTSLKLLKRTVQASGSAEQILEQPIVDEEVPMISRYAILRKSCMRSKRFFWTCESDRKLLMAYIRVRAVLGARYYCVPWKSLSDLLAPPHTCLRRMALLLKTNGKIRGAVMCLCNLLGERYVRYLEKERSLKRRRLFPQISNRSQENSLDSDCEQFNWDDFEVPEIKSALNEVLELIQTEKIDQAKRIGPVNQKNINNDNDVTKDTICSQELPNNQAILGETKTSAVSESGFCDPEKSCRHSNAESENMEVFCKPQEKIIKDHRNKIIERGIWKSLAVANALELLKLVFLNTSLGSNVQASLAATLQLYSESEIFTVVSFLKEKNSWLVYLNLCFLWNICFSV
- the LOC118472110 gene encoding uncharacterized protein isoform X2, with product MKGNNFHFIAKSLESQRLIVRQSTIIKMKDHGAEREDASQNKHIINTNSLYLSRYAKDLNMTSQQRIEITKPELLGSNEEANVDAFRVDGAFDVNSKNDISIHDYLPAMKAICDKLEEASGKALVVSDIKVDLDYRMAYGHRAWRNVLHRLIDARLVEIFDAEDDDKVVRCLRLLKNFDPNEFQPKSIASNFKFVKKGQATDQILELPLENCIYDMISSQGTKGITLVEISKHLGLNNSKKLHKRVSSMLKKFNLTWEAEVPDKTSQYRIWTSKNFSLYKAGTALQNFEALSEDCDDCSDLWSLVSSKDLESPSSQGKLLLLEEENHDKPIGHHIQNNRDASAAVSQLVEEDKLASNQRRRRCRPLSSDDQRHRRILHMLKKKKFVLKVELHKWLERLEKKDGKIMDRKTLTRTLNKLQQEGSCKCIKVSAPLVTNYARSRLFDVILHSSVGDVSPELVEQFRTRQRNFDTKSRAGAAAKVKQNQHMTAIPGLRISRRVKVYKPLLLEAMYANGFIGAKMIRAKLFHKFLWAYVNSLPNWCNAFGCTKAGQYDKSLNQSCLLFSMEAAMKEMPLELFLQIVGSAKKIDNMITLCRLGKTLSEIPTEEYNQILDTHANGRLSRLVNILDKLKLVQLAKEFLEDAGVSSNAMYTHSMELRPYIEEPMPRILPSSQLNNHRKIRHDFVLSKKEFVDSYWETLECCYLTAGLADPLSAFPGSSVPEVSHRRSWCSLRVMTTEQRLELQQRIMDVGEKGKIPFKDCVRIARELNLSVEQVLRLSYERQSRLHEQPSFTSKQKQQRVGSRLTPVRRKRRADGTSLKLLKRTVQASGSAEQILEQPIVDEEVPMISRYAILRKSCMRSKRFFWTCESDRKLLMAYIRVRAVLGARYYCVPWKSLSDLLAPPHTCLRRMALLLKTNGKIRGAVMCLCNLLGERYVRYLEKERSLKRRRLFPQISNRSQENSLDSDCEQFNWDDFEVPEIKSALNEVLELIQTEKIDQAKRIGPVNQKNINNDNDVTKDTICSQELPNNQAILGETKTSAVSESGFCDPEKSCRHSNAESENMEVFCKPQEKIIKDHRNKIIERGIWKSLAVANALELLKLVFLNTSLGSNVQASLAATLQLYSESEIFTVVSFLKEKNSWLVYLNLCFLWNICFSV